The Saccharicrinis carchari genomic interval GAAGGCTATAATGAACATCGTATCGAAACGATGGGAGAAGATGTTATAAAAAACGATCCTAAATTGATGCGCTCATTTAGAGACCCGAATAGTTTGGGTTTTCATTTTGAAGGAAGTTCTTCAACTCCATTAAATGGCCAACCAGATACGTATGAAGGATTATATTTTTTTAGAGGTTATGCAAATAATGGAGGAGTGCACGTTAATAATGGAGTAATTAATCATTGGATGTACTTGCTCTCAATGGGAGGAAGTGGCAATAACGATCATGGTACATATTACAATGTAAATGGGATAGGCATCGATAAAGGAGCAAAAATAGTATTTAATGCACTACCTTTCTTACTGTTCGAGAGTCAATTTTCTGATTTCAGGAATGCGACGATAATAGCTGCAGAAAATATTTATGGCTTAGGTTCGAATGAATCTAAACAGGTCGCCAATGCCTGGAACGCGGTAGGAGTTCCTGGCAATGAGATAACAGCAACCATTACCGGTCCTACGCTTATCTGTGAGCCGGGAACATACACTTATAACATCAACAACCTGCCGGCGGTCGATTCTATCATTTGGGAAAAGGGGGTAGGGCTGGTTCTTGTTTCTGGACAAAATACCTCTTCGTGCACTTTTAATGTCCTGAGTCATAATGGTTTTTTTCTGCACGGTAGTACCCATGTTACGGCTACCATTGTGTACAAATCAGGGCATAGCATTGAATTGCGACACGATTTGTGGATGGGGTTCCCCTCAGCCCCGGATTGGATGCGTTATTTTAATTCGAACGGAATGGAATTTGGCAGCAATCAGTATTACAGTTTCGTTGCAACCAGCAGCACAGCATTTGAAAATATTTCCTATGACTGGGACTGGGAAGTGTCAGGTGGCACAATATTAAATGGGCAGGGAACTAATTCACTAACTGTAAAAACGGCGACTGCGACAGATACTAAGATACCATTTACAGTAAAGGTTCGTATAGGGAATTTGTGCGGGTGGGGAAGTTATTTCACACGCACAGGTTATGTTCTTCCCGTGTTCTTGCACCCAGAGTCCATCCCTACAATAGCCATCTCCCCCAACCCCACAGTTGGCGAAACCACCCTATCCATCGAATCGGTGTCGGAAGAAAAAAGTTTTGATGAGGCCATCGTATGGGACATGGAGATTTATGGCACAAACCAATTGTTGAAAACAAAGAAAACCAGCCTGCGAGGGAAAAGTACAAAAATATACACATCCGGCTGGCAAGAAGGGGTTTATATTGTGCGGGTTACCTATAAAATACAAGGAAGCCCGGAAAAAGTTATTACCGGAAAAATCGTGGTGAAGCGTTAACCGAACTTTAACCCAGGGTTCTTCTGGTTTGTCCCTGCACCCGGTTCATCCCTCCAATAATTCCGGCCCCTGTCGTCAGGCAGGGGTTTCGCTTTTTTTAATTTAATATGCCCACAAAAGCGAATACGGCTATGCCGCTAAAACGGTTTTTGTTATTTTGTGCCATGGTTTCTTTCAAAGACAAAACAGGGGTAAACGACAGGTGGATGTTCATCTGGGTTTACCCCGTTTTGGCTTTGTTGGCGGTTCATATTGGCAACGACAACACCTTTGACCAGTTGCTCCATATCCCCAGTTACTATTCCGATATTGCTTTTGCGCTAACTTGTGTATATTTAACGGGTTGGTACTTTCGTGTTCTTTTCTGAATCTGGAAAAGAGATTCGACTGGAATACCCGGTACAGACAACGAATTGTCCTGTAAATAGTTCTGGGCATAATAGTGCCTGTAGAGTGATCGTTGGTCTCGAAATCATTTATCTTTCTTTCATCGGCATCAAACTCCGCGACAGTTCCGTATTTTATCTCGAATTGCCTGTGGCAGGAACGTTCTGTGTGCTTATCAACCTGATTTACTATATTTTATACAGCCGGGCCCATGCAGGGGATGATCCGATGCCTCGATCCAAAGAACCGGAAGCATCTTATCTCGATAATTTTGTGGTGAAATCCGGAAAACGCCGGCTGAATGGATATTCCGGAGCAAGCTGACCCCTTAGCAAACGTTGGTTGAAGTCATGAATTTAGCATGACATTCCGGCGGATGCTGACTCCTTAAAGTGCTTTTTTGAGGAATAAAGTTGCTCCGGAATATCCACCGCCCATTCGTTTGCGGATATCGACAAAAAGGCTCGCATCGAATACCGGCTTGGTCGTGAACGCTTTCAGCCCACAAAAGTATTGCAGGTAAAGGTTTTCGGCAATCATGTCCACAGTCCCCCTGTCGTCCAGTTTCAGCTTGTGTTTGACAATGAGTGCGGCAATAACCGTCCTTACGTCAACGCTTTTGCGTCCCGAGGTGGCATCCAGTTTGCTGCAATAAACATTGGCTAAGTCGTTCCACGGTACCAGTTTGGCAAGGACAACCCACCTGTTGTTCACGCCCAGTTCGCTTTCGAACGGATGTTTGAATAATTCTAACGATAGCTGATTTTGAGGCGTGTATTTGATCATAACTGCAAGGGTTTTGACTATAATTTAATAAAAATCATGCATTTGTGCCAATCAGGACAAGCCTTTTTATCAACATTTAAGCTTAGTTATCAACACGTTACTGGAGTAGCTATATAAAAACAGCAGACCCGAATTAACTATTAAATGACTTGTCCATTTACTATCGATGAGTCAAGCAAAAAATGCAGATCAATAAAAGACATTTAATTTTAGTTTATTTCTATTTTTGCAAGTGGGATTTCATTATATATATTACACAAATAATAGCGGCATAAAGCAAGCGATTAAACCTAAATATCCATCGGAGGTTTGAACTTTGTTGGTTAAAACTCCCTGATTAATCAGTTCGTTTCTATCAATTTTATTCATTACCACCTTCGTTTTAACCGAACGTAATGACTTGTCAACCAGTCTAGCCCCAAATCCATTGTTGTTGCTGGAGTATTGGACCTCGAAATTTTCGCCACGCACAATAAAATAGCAATTTTTTATATTGCATGGTGCGCATAAGATTTGATATTTTTCTTTGCATTTATGATAGCAAAGATCCCAAGTTTTATAGGCTACATTGTTAATAACAACCACGTTGTCAGTCTCAGTTAACGTGTAGTTACCAAAAGTGGTGTACGTGTTTCCTTCCATCTTTTGTTTTGCCCAAAGCGTTGAAAAAGTAAACAATAGGACAGTAGCGATAAAAATTTTGTGTTTCATGACTATTTATTTTAGATGTTTAAAAGATTTTTATTAATGCTATATTTATAATGATGGCTTGATATTTGTAAAATTGCAGTTTTTATAAGTTTTAAGGTTTTGTACTGATAGATGTAAATTTATTTGTCATTTTAGCAGCTCTGTGGGGTATTATCAACTAGTATTTTTCATTCTGCTATTTCGGAAAAAAAACATCGTACTCTACAAGAGTAAAGTTATGCATCTGCATAATAGATCTTAAAAGTTTGAGAAATTTTTGTTTTAGTGATTACTACTACCAAAAGAGTTTCACCCCCAAAAGTTGGAATATCTAAATATTCATCAATAGGCAGTTTTTTATCAAAAAGACATTCTCCCGTTAGTTTAAATATTGTAACATGTTCTATTGATATCGGGTCTATTAGTTTTATTCTTTCTCCTTTAATATAAACCATACATTTTAATACTTATTCTACAAATTAAAATCAAAAGGCAACGACAATCGTTCAATCTTATAGGTTTAGACTATAGAAGTGGTCTAAACCTATGATTTAGGACTAATACAGAACAGTATATGAGTAGATTAAGATATAGCACAGTTTATTCTATTTTTACTTCGATTATGAGTATATACGCACAATTTGGCTATCAAGGTTCGCTTTATGCCATTAAATCGGTCAGTATATCCCAACTCCCTGGTCGTCACTTCCGGATTGGAAAAAAAACTTTACTTTTACAATACGCTGCAAACTGAGGCTTACCATGTATAAGTATTTTTTTTGGCTTCGGGCAATAATTCCTACCGCATTCGCGAGCCGCTTGCAAGCTAGCCATGGTTCATTCCCATATCAGTTTCCCTTTAAATTCCGCAAAAATATTAAAGGCTAACCGCTCTTGGACGATGGTGGTGTCGATGCTGAGGCTAAGTGTTAAGACTGATGAATTCGATTCTCTTATCACGAAATCGGATTACTAGCATTAAAGCTACTCATCATATCTACTTCGTTGTAGTATATTCAGTTATAGTTGACATTGGTTGCTCATTGTTGGTCATTCTTACTAAAAGAAATAAGAATTCCGTAATTCAATTGTATTCTAATACTTCTTTAATCACATCTTTATACTTCCTTCCAACCAGAATTGAAACGTCATCAATTTCGATTTTGGTTGGAGAGAAAGAAGAAACTGTTCCGTGGTTAATAATACACGAACGGTGTACTCGTATAAACGCATCTTTAGGAACGAGATTTTCCATGGTTGAACTATTGTGTCGTACAATTAATTCAGTTTTTGCGAGTTTTATTCTAATGTTATTTCTTTGGTTTTCAATAAACAAAATGTCTTTCAGTAATACTTTATGGATTGTCTTTTCTACCTTAACGTCAAGAGTTGGAGTTAAAGGATTTTCTTTTAAAGAATCTTTTCTTGGTTCAATTTTTTGTTGTTTTTTTCGAAACTTCGACTCTTTTAAATATATGATGTTCCAAGGGAATATCGGACAATCCCCAGACAATCCCCAAAAAAACAAATGAAACGAATACAACAAATGTTTAATTATTGATTTTTCGTAGAAATTGAGCACGAAATGGATCATTTAATACATTAATTTACGCTCTCACAAATTTAAGCTTTTATATAAATTCGACAGACTTCTAACATCTGATTTGCGTGATGTCATTCGTACCTTACAAATTGTTGTATGTGCAAAACGCTTTGATATATGTGGATGAGGAAATACTTTTGTAGAGTTTTTAATAATTGTATGTTTCTTTTCTAATCTCAAATTAATTATGAATAACTCTAAAAACAATGATGAACTAATCAAAGGTGTGCAGGAATTGAAGCAAGAGAATAAAGTCTTAATGGCAGCATTATAAGAAAAAGACCTGATTAAACTCTATCTAATGAAAACTAAATTAACCCCAGCAGCACATCCATATCTGTTAAGAGCGAAGATAACATTACTGCCAAAGGTTTTATCAACAACGAACAAGCCGCTAGTCATTCGCACCGAATACCACAGGAGCCAAATGGTATTTTAGTGTGGACAGATGAAATCAACAAACTTTTTAAACATGGCTGCAACGATGTGGTATTTCTGTACGTAGCGGTTGTGGATACAAATGGGACTATTGTCCCCGACGCAAAAATTATCATCACCTTTATAGTTGTAGGGGGATGCCGAGTTGATTGGCATAAACCCCATGGAAGCGAAAGTTGGAATAGCAACTATGCTGCTAAAAGCGGGTAGTAAAAAAGGAAACTTAACATTGTAGCAGAATCGCAGGGATTAAACAAAGGACAACTCAACGTAACCGTGTTATAATAAATTGAGCCTAGCTTCAAAGGATAAGGTTAAGGCGAAGCTGTATGTAATTAATTAATAATCAGAATGTAAAACATAGTGTAAATGAAGAGATTATCTAAAATTAAGATGTACATTACAGTACAATTAATGTTTTTGAGCGTTTTGGCCTTTTGTCAGGATGTCAACATTGAAGGAACTGTTTTAGACGTAAACAAGGAACCGATGCCCGGTGTAACGGTAATCCTGAAAAATACCACCACTGGTACTATCACAAGGCCCGATGGAACCTTTTCGTTAGCGGCCAAGGATGGCGATGTATTGGTATTTTCCTTTATAGGATTTATAAGCCAAGAAAAGGTGGTTGTATACGGAAAAAACATCATTGTAGAGCTTGAGTCCGAAGTGTTTGGTGTTGATGAAGTGGTGGTGATCGGTTACGGCTCGCTCAAAAAAGACGATGCCACGGGGTCCGTGAGCTCCGTGAGCACCAAAGATTTTAACAAAGGAGCTATTACCTCGCCTCAAGATCTTTTGGTGGGCAAAGCCTCGGGTGTACAGATAACTACTGCTGGCGGAGAGCCCGGCAGCGCGGCAACTATCCGTATCCGTGGAGGATCATCACTTTCAGCAAGTAACGACCCTTTATTTATTATCGATGGAGTACCCATCGACAACGATGGGGTATCGGGGATGCGAAACCCTTTAAATACCATCAATCCAAATGATATCGAATCATTTTCGGTATTGAAGGATGCCTCTGCAACCGCCATATATGGATCCAGGGCATCTAACGGCGTAATTATTATCACCACAAAAAAAGGCGCCAAAGGAGGTCTCAAATTCAATTACAACGCCAATGCTTCGGTAGGATTCCGTACCAACGAAATAGAAACTTTTTCGGCCGACGATTACCGTCAGCTTATTTCAGCCCGTTACGGTGAAGGCTCCAATGCACGAGCTTTGCTGGGGCACGCCGATACGGATTGGCAAAAGGAGATTTTCCAAACGTCGTTCGGGCATGATCATAATTTTAGTATGTCGGGGAGCAAGTTAAACACCCTTTTCCGTTTGTCTTTGGGTTATTCAAATCAAAAAGGACTGTTGAAGACATCAGGCTTGGATCGTTATACGGCCAATTTAAGTGTCAGTCCATCTTTGTTTGATAATCATCTTAAGATGGAATTGAACCTAAAAGGAATGTATATCGAAAACCGTTTTACGGACAATGGAGCTATTAACACTGCCATGCTATTTGATCCCACGCAAGAGGTTTATGACCAAACGAGTGACTACGGTGGCTATTTTACATGGATGGACGGCAATAAACCCGGTACTTTGGCCACCTCAAATCCATTGGCTCTTTTGCAGCAGAGGCAGGATCGTTCAGAGGTTTACCGTAGTATCGGCAATGCCAAGTTCGATTATAGCTTCCATTTTTTGCCCGAACTGACGGTTACATTAAACATGGGATACGATTACTCTATGAGTGACGGCACGGTGTTTATTCCCGAAGAGGCTGCCTTTGCCTATCGGAAGGCCAGCGACGGTTCCGATATTAGCGGCGAGGACAGGAGCTATGGGCAGGACAAAAAGAATGAGCTGTTGGATTTTTACCTGAAGTACGAAAAACAACTTCCTTCTATCAACAGTAAACTTAATGTAATGGGCGGCTATTCGTGGCAACATTTTTGGCGCGAGAATGAGGTGAAAGCCACTAGTGTAAACGGTGCTTACCTCATTACACCGGAGCAGATAACACCTACCGAAAATTATTTGGTATCTTTTTTCGGCAGGATGAACTATACTTTAAAAGACAGGTATCTGCTAACTGTGACAGTTCGCCAGGATGGTACTTCGCGTTTTTCGGAAGATAACTGTTGGGGCATGTTTCCCTCGTTGGCTCTAGCATGGCGCTTAAAGGAAGAGACATTTCTGAAAAATATAGATGCCGTATCTAACCTAAAACTAAGATTAGGCTACGGTATCACAGGACAACAATACATCACCTCCGATAATTATCCTTATCTAGCTAAGTATAATTTAAGTAGGGGAACCGCTCGCTATCTGATGGGCAACGAATGGGTGACCATGGCTCGCCCGAACGGTTACGATGCCAATTTAAAATGGGAAGAAACAACTACTTTTAACGTAGGTATTGATTATGGTTTCCTTGACGAGCGTATCAATGGCTCCATTGAATTATACCAGAGAGAAACAAAAGATTTGATTAACAAAATTCCTGTTGCTGCAGGTACCAATTTTACCAACGTAATTTTAACCAATGTCGGTACGCTCCAAAACAAAGGGATTGAATTTAATCTAAATGTACGCCCCATCGTTGCGCAGGATTTGTTCTGGGAAATCGGGTTTAACCTTTCGCGCAACGTGAATGAGATAACCAAACTGACCAATGTGGACAATCCGGATTATAACGGCGTGCAGACAGGTGGCATATCCACCGGTATTGGCGGTTATGCCAAGATAAATTCCGTGGGCAAGCCGGCCAACTCTTTTTATATGTTTCAACAGGTATATAACGGAGAGGGTATGCCCATTGAAGGCTTATATGCTGACAGAACCGGCGACGGTCTGGTAAACGAAAAGGACATGTATCATTACAAATCTTCGACACCTGATTTTATACTTGGATTTTCATCGCGTGCAGAATATAAAAATTGGGACTTTTCATTTGCGGCCAGAGCCAGCCTGGGAAATTACATGTATAACGATTTGCAGGCAAGTAGTGCCAATTATCAATATGTGTACAACTCCAATTACTTGCAAAACGTTCCCCGTTCTGTTTTAAACACCAACTTCAAACATCAGCAAGCCCACTCCGATTACTATGTACAGGAGGCGTCGTTTGTTAAGTTAGACAACGTATCGGCGGGCTATAGCTTTGAAAAGCTGTTCAATGACAAAATGGATCTGCGTTTGTCGCTCACCTCACAAAATATATTTGTGATTACTGACTACGAGGGTGTCGATCCGGAGGTTTTTAATGGTATCGACAATGCTGTTTATCCCCGTCCCAGAACCTTTGTGCTAGGCGCCAATATTTTGTTTTAATTGTCACCTTTTAATACTTCTGATTAAGAATTTAAAAATTTAATGAAATGAAACTAAATATAAGTAAATGGATATTGGGTATGGCTTTAGTAGTTGCTGGGCTAAGCTCATGTGTCAATGATTTGGACACAATTCCACTGGATAAAAATACCATTACATCAGCAACATTTTACGATAACCCCGAGTCCTATCGTCAGGTGCTGGCGAAAATTTATGGGGGATTATCGTTAACCGGACAAGTAGGCCCTGATGGAGATCAGGATGTGCTGGGTATAGACGAGGGAGCTTCTAATTATATCCGTGCCTATTGGTACATGCAGGATATGACCACTGAGATGGCACTATGGATATGGAGCGATCCCGGCATACCTGAGTTGCAGACCAATGAATGGACATCAGCCAACGAAATAAGTTTGGGTATGTATTACCGTATCTTTTATCAAATAGCCTTGGCCAATGAGCTTATCAGAGAGTCTTCGGAAGGTAAGTTAAACGGCAGGGGTGTGGCGGACGTCGCTAAAGAAGACATTTTTGGTTATCGGGCCGAGGCAAGGTTCCTGAGAGCTTTGAGTTATTATCATGCCTTGGATTTGTATGGAAGCGTTCCTTTTGTTACCGAAAATGACAACGTGGGCGCCTTTTTGCCCCAGCAGATATCGAAACAGGACTTGTTTGCCTACATCGAAACAGAATTAAAAGAGTTGGAGACTTTGCTCCCTGCTCCTGGGCAAAATATGGCAGGAAGAGTAGATGTTGCAGCGGCATGGATGGTGCTTGCAAAATTATATTTGAATGCCGAGGTCTATATCTCTACGCCAAAATATACCGAGGTGCTTACCTATTCAAAAAAGGTAATCGACTCAAAGTATAAGTTGGATGCGAATTACCAGAATCTGTTTTTGGCCGATAACCATACAGCCGATGGTATTATCTTAGGCGTGGTCAATGATGGCATCAACGCCCTGTCATGGGGTGGAACCACCATGATAGCATGTTCAGCATGGGCTTCGGATATGGATGCCTTCAGCTATGGTATCAACGCTTGGGGAGGTAATCGTGCCCGCAAGCAGTTGATTGATAAGTTTGTAGATTATACAGGAGCTACCGACAAACGGGCTATGTTTTATGCCACCGACCGTACGGCTACCACTGACGTGATCACAGAATTTAAAAATGGGTATTCGGTAATGAAATATAAAAACATCACTTCGGATGGATCCAAAGGTTCAAATATTGGACACATGGATATCGATTTCCCGCTACTCCGTACGGCAGACGCTTATCTGATGTACGCCGAAGCAGTATTGAGAGGTGCAACGGGTGGAACCACCAGCGAGGCTTTGAGTTACGTGAATGAGGTTCGCCAAAGAGCCTATGGCGGTGCAGACGGTAATATCCAATTGTCGGAACTTACCTTGGATTTTATTTTGGATGAACGTGCTCGTGAGTTCTATTGGGAAGGATACCGACGTACTGATCTGGTTCGTTTTAACAAATTCACTTCTGGCGATTATCTCTGGGAATGGAAAGGCGGCGTTTACGAAGGGAAAGCATTGCCGGATCATTTTAATCATTTTCCGATACCTGCTTCCGACATCAACGCAAATCCCAATTTAAAGCAAGACGGCTATTAACGTAAATTATCAACTTTTAAAAACACATGATGTATAAATCAATTATATATGGGTTCTCGATGCTATTGGCATTGAGCTCCTGCGAGGAGGTTAATATGTTGCAATTGGGCGAGACGGTGGATCTCGTTTTGTCTTCGGATGTAGTCGGAAAAAGTATTGTACTGAGCGAGGATATCGCCGAAGAACCGTTTGGTGCATTTACCTGGACACCTGCCGATTTCGGCTACCCCTCGGCCAGTCCGGAATATATTCTGCAAATGGATTTTGAGGGCAACGATTTTAAAAATGCAATTACCCTTATCAATACCTTAGATCTTCGGTTTGAGAATACTAATGCTATGTTCAATCAAAAGCTCATTACTTTGGGCGCCGTTCCCGGGGTGGCTAGTAACCTAGAGTTTAAGCTTACAGGAAAGCTACACGAAGAAGTGTATGCGGTTGGCAACGTGCTCACAGCCAATATCACGCCTTACAAAATTGTACCTGTTTTTCCCAAGCTTTATGTAACAGGTGATCACAATACCTGGGGCTTCAACGATGAGTCGGCCATTTTCTCAGTTAAAGACAATGCAATTTACGAAGGTTACATATATCTTAGAGAGGACGGCCTTATCAAGTTTTCGCAGCAGCCAAACTGGGACAATCCTAATGCCATTATCGGTGATCTCGACGAAAGTGGTACTTCCGGCGTCCTCCAAATAGGAAATTGGGGCGGAAATAACATTGTAGCCTCCCAAGCTGCGGGCGTATATAAATTCATGGTCAACCTGAATAATCAATCCTACTCGCAACTTTTAGTTAATTGGGCCGTGACGGGTGATTTTAACAGTTGGGCCATGGCCGATATGGTATATGATATAACTACCGGATTATGGTCGCTTACCGTTGACATGACCGCGGGAGGCTTTAAGTTTATTGCCAACCAGGATTGGGGCAAGGTATATGGTGATGACGAAATGGACGGTGTTTTGGATAAAGGCAGCGACGGAAATAACATCATCATTCAAGAGGGTGGTAACTATACGATAACGATGGATTTGAGCGATGCCCTCTATACCTATTCTATCGTAAAAAATAATTAATATAATTTCCTATCCGCATACCTTTATTCATAATTGGGGTATGCGGATTTTTAATCATTCTGATATCAACCAAAATTGAGCGATTGCCAAAGTTGGTTGGAAATTTAATTTTGAAAACGATTTTTTTGTTGGGTTTTTAGCCTGAGCGTATAAAAATAGAGCACAATGCCATGTTTTATTTTATTATGTTGATTTTATAGTGAGATTTTTTGATATCCGGGCATATCTATCCCATTACCACTAAGGTTTACATCTTTTCCTATTTGTTCTGCTAGTTATACAAATTGTATTATTGGGGGTAACTGACATTTTTGCCATAAGTTTTCAAGTTTAAATTTATTGTTCCCTATGTTTGGGTATATCACACAATCCGTCTTGTCGCCCCGGCGTACTCTCTCACATTTTTATATACCCGGTTTATGGTTATGTAATGGATGTGTGCAAGGGCTGAAAACTTTCTTTCTCTTGTAAGTGAACTCGTTGCCCTCCCTATTGTTTGAACTCTCGTTGTCCATTACCATGGTGTCAATGCCCAGGGTAATAATCTTGGGACTTTCTATGTGCAGTCTCCAAATAAAAAGTTCATGTAAAATTTATTACAGAATATATCTTTGATAAAGATGAAGTTCATAAAGAAACGCTTAATCTGATGGGAAGATGTCATATCGGACGTATGCTCCTCCAGCAGGGCAGCATTACCCTCGTCCTTTTTCTTTCTGTCTTTCTGTCGAAGCCGGACATGGTCATATTGGTGCCGTCAATGAAAAATGCAAACATCTGTTTTAGGAACTGCTCCAGCTGTAAGCCCTTACCGCTTACCAAAAATAAACGGAACCAAGGTGACCTATATTAACCCAAACATCTTGATATTTTGAATGTAACGCGGAAATAATGAAATA includes:
- a CDS encoding M4 family metallopeptidase, coding for MKDGQIKHCSSRIPEDIIFYGKDNKVNTKNIKEIAKSDSILSSDLTYIQDSLIKNLFILVQEVAIIRDGLEYVIHIDAENGDLLHEVLNSKRFTISTDTFETLYNGFQTAYFKTEKTHNIFGSSNTWWNYLYGQVGAGTLYAGDLNMWYKEDDSPSQNSHFMTKIVGSAYWAGQRAYLYFKNILSAPNINWSVVLRANTDYDLPSDEVALYNPTSNRIIYSRDKPFCRDAASVDIIGHEYGHHISDQYTNGLSDPSSYHDESGALLEGISDIFARAIQYNVEGYNEHRIETMGEDVIKNDPKLMRSFRDPNSLGFHFEGSSSTPLNGQPDTYEGLYFFRGYANNGGVHVNNGVINHWMYLLSMGGSGNNDHGTYYNVNGIGIDKGAKIVFNALPFLLFESQFSDFRNATIIAAENIYGLGSNESKQVANAWNAVGVPGNEITATITGPTLICEPGTYTYNINNLPAVDSIIWEKGVGLVLVSGQNTSSCTFNVLSHNGFFLHGSTHVTATIVYKSGHSIELRHDLWMGFPSAPDWMRYFNSNGMEFGSNQYYSFVATSSTAFENISYDWDWEVSGGTILNGQGTNSLTVKTATATDTKIPFTVKVRIGNLCGWGSYFTRTGYVLPVFLHPESIPTIAISPNPTVGETTLSIESVSEEKSFDEAIVWDMEIYGTNQLLKTKKTSLRGKSTKIYTSGWQEGVYIVRVTYKIQGSPEKVITGKIVVKR
- a CDS encoding LytR/AlgR family response regulator transcription factor, whose amino-acid sequence is MLYSFHLFFWGLSGDCPIFPWNIIYLKESKFRKKQQKIEPRKDSLKENPLTPTLDVKVEKTIHKVLLKDILFIENQRNNIRIKLAKTELIVRHNSSTMENLVPKDAFIRVHRSCIINHGTVSSFSPTKIEIDDVSILVGRKYKDVIKEVLEYN
- a CDS encoding SusC/RagA family TonB-linked outer membrane protein produces the protein MKRLSKIKMYITVQLMFLSVLAFCQDVNIEGTVLDVNKEPMPGVTVILKNTTTGTITRPDGTFSLAAKDGDVLVFSFIGFISQEKVVVYGKNIIVELESEVFGVDEVVVIGYGSLKKDDATGSVSSVSTKDFNKGAITSPQDLLVGKASGVQITTAGGEPGSAATIRIRGGSSLSASNDPLFIIDGVPIDNDGVSGMRNPLNTINPNDIESFSVLKDASATAIYGSRASNGVIIITTKKGAKGGLKFNYNANASVGFRTNEIETFSADDYRQLISARYGEGSNARALLGHADTDWQKEIFQTSFGHDHNFSMSGSKLNTLFRLSLGYSNQKGLLKTSGLDRYTANLSVSPSLFDNHLKMELNLKGMYIENRFTDNGAINTAMLFDPTQEVYDQTSDYGGYFTWMDGNKPGTLATSNPLALLQQRQDRSEVYRSIGNAKFDYSFHFLPELTVTLNMGYDYSMSDGTVFIPEEAAFAYRKASDGSDISGEDRSYGQDKKNELLDFYLKYEKQLPSINSKLNVMGGYSWQHFWRENEVKATSVNGAYLITPEQITPTENYLVSFFGRMNYTLKDRYLLTVTVRQDGTSRFSEDNCWGMFPSLALAWRLKEETFLKNIDAVSNLKLRLGYGITGQQYITSDNYPYLAKYNLSRGTARYLMGNEWVTMARPNGYDANLKWEETTTFNVGIDYGFLDERINGSIELYQRETKDLINKIPVAAGTNFTNVILTNVGTLQNKGIEFNLNVRPIVAQDLFWEIGFNLSRNVNEITKLTNVDNPDYNGVQTGGISTGIGGYAKINSVGKPANSFYMFQQVYNGEGMPIEGLYADRTGDGLVNEKDMYHYKSSTPDFILGFSSRAEYKNWDFSFAARASLGNYMYNDLQASSANYQYVYNSNYLQNVPRSVLNTNFKHQQAHSDYYVQEASFVKLDNVSAGYSFEKLFNDKMDLRLSLTSQNIFVITDYEGVDPEVFNGIDNAVYPRPRTFVLGANILF
- a CDS encoding RagB/SusD family nutrient uptake outer membrane protein, translating into MKLNISKWILGMALVVAGLSSCVNDLDTIPLDKNTITSATFYDNPESYRQVLAKIYGGLSLTGQVGPDGDQDVLGIDEGASNYIRAYWYMQDMTTEMALWIWSDPGIPELQTNEWTSANEISLGMYYRIFYQIALANELIRESSEGKLNGRGVADVAKEDIFGYRAEARFLRALSYYHALDLYGSVPFVTENDNVGAFLPQQISKQDLFAYIETELKELETLLPAPGQNMAGRVDVAAAWMVLAKLYLNAEVYISTPKYTEVLTYSKKVIDSKYKLDANYQNLFLADNHTADGIILGVVNDGINALSWGGTTMIACSAWASDMDAFSYGINAWGGNRARKQLIDKFVDYTGATDKRAMFYATDRTATTDVITEFKNGYSVMKYKNITSDGSKGSNIGHMDIDFPLLRTADAYLMYAEAVLRGATGGTTSEALSYVNEVRQRAYGGADGNIQLSELTLDFILDERAREFYWEGYRRTDLVRFNKFTSGDYLWEWKGGVYEGKALPDHFNHFPIPASDINANPNLKQDGY
- a CDS encoding SusE domain-containing protein, producing the protein MMYKSIIYGFSMLLALSSCEEVNMLQLGETVDLVLSSDVVGKSIVLSEDIAEEPFGAFTWTPADFGYPSASPEYILQMDFEGNDFKNAITLINTLDLRFENTNAMFNQKLITLGAVPGVASNLEFKLTGKLHEEVYAVGNVLTANITPYKIVPVFPKLYVTGDHNTWGFNDESAIFSVKDNAIYEGYIYLREDGLIKFSQQPNWDNPNAIIGDLDESGTSGVLQIGNWGGNNIVASQAAGVYKFMVNLNNQSYSQLLVNWAVTGDFNSWAMADMVYDITTGLWSLTVDMTAGGFKFIANQDWGKVYGDDEMDGVLDKGSDGNNIIIQEGGNYTITMDLSDALYTYSIVKNN